In a genomic window of Erigeron canadensis isolate Cc75 chromosome 5, C_canadensis_v1, whole genome shotgun sequence:
- the LOC122599752 gene encoding syntaxin-32-like encodes MKSAQASSYRDRTHEYSSIVDRLKKSLPSSSSSNAVVPFNSSGGSGSGGGGSGKAEGSRSAIAFQSEFNKRASKIGYGIHHTSQKLAKLAKLAKRTSVFDDPTMEIQELTAVIKQDITALNSAVVDLQLVCNSQNQSENVSSDTTTHSTTVVDNLKNRLMSTTKEFKDVLTMRTENLKVHENRRQLFSATTTKETANPFVRQRPLASKSTASASNSPPPWANDSSNSSPLFQRKHADGESQPLIQQQSQQQQQMVPLQDSYMHSRAEALHNVESTIHELGSIFTQLATMVSQQGELAIRIDENMEDTLANVEGAQGQLMRYLNSISSNRWLMIKIFFVLIAFLMIFLFFVA; translated from the exons atgaaaTCAGCCCAAGCATCTTCATATAGAGATCGAACACATGAGTATTCAAGTATAGTTGATAGGTTAAAAAAATCACtgccttcttcttcttcttcaaatgcGGTTGTTCCGTTTAATAGCAGCGGCGGTTCCGGTAGCGGTGGCGGTGGTTCCGGTAAGGCGGAGGGATCGCGATCGGCTATCGCTTTTCAATCGGAATTTAATAAGAGAGCCTCTAAAATTGGGTACGGAATTCACCATACATCTCAGAAGCTAGCCAAGCTTGCTAAAT TGGCAAAGAGGACATCTGTTTTTGATGATCCAACTATGGAGATCCAAGAGCTGACTGCTGTCATCAAGCAGGACATTACTGCACTTAATTCAGCTGTGGTGGATTTGCAGCTTGTATGCAATTCCCAAAACCAAAGTGAAAATGTTTCTAGTGACACCACCACCCATTCAACTACGGTGGTAGACAATCTGAAGAACCGTTTGATGAGCACCACAAAGGAGTTCAAGGATGTTCTAACCATGAGAACTGAG AACTTGAAGGTTCATGAAAACAGAAGGCAGTTATTTTCAGCAACTACCACTAAAGAAACTGCTAATCCATTTGTCCGTCAGCGTCCCTTGGCTAGTAAATCAACCGCCAGTGCATCAAATTCTCCTCCTCCATGGGCTAATGACTCTTCAAACTCTTCTCCCCTGTTTCAAAG GAAACATGCAGATGGTGAATCTCAGCCGTTGATACAACAACAAAGTCAGCAGCAACAACAGATGGTTCCATTACAAGATAGTTACATGCACAGCAGAGCTGAAGCTCTTCACAATGTCGAGTCAACTATTCATGAGTTAGGCAGCATATTCACACAATTGGCGACCATGGTTTCCCAGCAAGGGGAGCTTGCAATCAG AATTGATGAGAACATGGAAGATACTCTGGCAAATGTAGAAGGTGCTCAAGGACAACTAATGAGATACCTCAACAGTATATCATCCAATCGATGGCTGATGATAAAAATATTCTTTGTATTGATTGCATTTCTCATGATTTTTCTCTTCTTCGTTGCGTAA
- the LOC122600475 gene encoding nucleolin-like produces the protein MAGGNRKDDSVVISSSNVFAALGSLKKKKKSEGSSKKGVSSRKESEEKKEQVFWAPAPLTVKSWADVDDEDDDDYYATTAPPPAVWGDQEDKVKGHETPVEESESEDEGLDEIDDDNDEENDHEAEVLSAKELVAEKPVEVLAPKDTDRQLSKKELKKKELAELDAVLAELGLNDTNSQEDTRGAASEKVENQNGEQEKKDKNIAGGESKSAKKKKKKDKSSKDTKEQELSNEPETGNPSEPNEPEKAEDSSGLDVKEKIKKMASMKKKKSSKEMDAAAKAAASEAAARSARLAAAKKKEKSHYNQQPVR, from the exons ATGGCTGGGGGAAATAGGAAGGATGATTCAGTGGTAATTAGCAGCAGTAATGTGTTTGCAGCATTAggaagtttgaagaagaagaagaaatcgGAAGGTTCGTCGAAAAAGGGAGTGAGTTCGAGAAAGGAGAGTGAAGAGAAGAAGGAACAGGTGTTTTGGGCTCCTGCACCATTGACTGTGAAGTCATGGGCAGATGTGGATGACGAAGATGATGACGATTATTATGCGACTACTGCTCCGCCACCGGCTGTTTGGGGTGATCAGGAAGATAAGGTGAAAGGACATGAGACTCCGGTTGAG GAGAGTGAAAGTGAAGATGAAGGCCTTGATGAAATTGATGATGAcaatgatgaagaaaatgatcaTGAAGCAGAAGTACTATCAGCGAAGGAGTTGGTTGCTGAGAAGCCGGTTGAGGTTTTGGCTCCGAAGGATACTGACAGGCAGCTTTCAAAGAAGGAGCTGAAGAAAAAGGAGCTTGCGGAGCTCGATGCAGTGCTTGCAGAATTGGGTTTGAACGACACCAATAGCCAAGAAGACACCCGTG GTGCTGCATCTGAGAAGGTAGAGAATCAAAATGGAGAACAGGAGAAGAAAGACAAAAACATAGCTGGTGGTGAGAGCAAAAgtgctaaaaagaaaaagaagaaagacaaATCTTCCAAGGACACCAAAGAACAAGAACTCTCCAATGAGCCTGAAACTGGGAACCCATCTGAACCTAATGAACCCGAAAAGGCTGAAGACTCCTCTGGTCTTGATGTTAAGGAGAAGATCAAGAAAATGGCTTCcatgaaaaagaagaaatctAGCAAGGAAATGGATGCTGCCGCAAAAGCTGCAGCCAGTGAAGCGGCAGCAAGGAGTGCCCGACTTGCTGCAGCTAAGAAGAAGGAGAAGAGCCACTACAACCAACAGCCCGTAAGGTAA